From a single Paraburkholderia edwinii genomic region:
- a CDS encoding biotin-independent malonate decarboxylase subunit beta — translation MNSAVLQAAAPVLADSFIELPARERVRALLDPGTFRELLGPFDRIESPWLPLQGIVCQADDGAVIARGTIDGEPAVVAALESAFQGGSIGEVSGSKLAGALELALRDCERGRIVRPVVLFETGGVRLQEANLGLAVIAEMQAAIVALRRYVPVVGVIAGMVGCFGGMSLAAALCSHLVVTKQGRLGMNGPEVIEQEAGIDELDSSDKRRIWQLIGGEQRAATGLADSLVDDDVQAVRTAVVDAFARGVPKAHRSEQVDAYLARLAAIDPQTVTPDTMRAVFGADASAQIKE, via the coding sequence ATGAATTCCGCCGTTCTTCAGGCTGCTGCGCCGGTTCTCGCGGACAGCTTTATCGAATTGCCCGCGCGCGAACGGGTGCGCGCCCTGCTCGACCCCGGCACGTTTCGCGAGCTGCTCGGCCCGTTCGACCGCATCGAGTCGCCGTGGCTGCCGCTGCAAGGCATCGTCTGCCAGGCCGATGATGGCGCCGTGATCGCGCGCGGCACGATCGACGGCGAGCCCGCGGTCGTGGCCGCGCTCGAGTCGGCATTTCAGGGCGGCAGCATCGGCGAGGTGTCGGGCAGCAAGCTCGCCGGGGCACTCGAACTCGCGCTGCGCGACTGCGAGCGCGGCCGGATCGTGCGGCCGGTCGTGCTGTTCGAAACCGGCGGCGTGCGGCTGCAGGAAGCGAACCTCGGGCTTGCGGTGATCGCGGAAATGCAGGCGGCGATCGTCGCGCTGCGCCGGTATGTGCCGGTGGTCGGCGTGATCGCGGGCATGGTCGGCTGTTTCGGCGGGATGTCGCTGGCCGCGGCGTTGTGCTCGCATCTCGTCGTCACGAAACAGGGGCGGCTCGGCATGAACGGACCTGAGGTGATCGAACAGGAAGCAGGCATCGACGAGCTCGATTCGAGCGATAAGCGCCGCATCTGGCAACTGATCGGAGGCGAGCAACGCGCGGCGACGGGGCTGGCCGACAGCCTCGTCGACGACGATGTGCAAGCGGTGCGTACCGCCGTCGTCGACGCCTTTGCGCGCGGGGTGCCTAAGGCGCATCGCAGCGAGCAGGTCGACGCGTACCTCGCGCGGCTTGCCGCGATCGACCCGCAAACGGTGACGCCCGACACGATGCGCGCGGTGTTTGGCGCCGACGCTTCTGCCCAGATCAAGGAGTGA
- a CDS encoding malonate decarboxylase subunit delta: protein MEHLTFEYPAQRAFTARAHVGVVGSGDLEVLLSPAASMTATVDVRTSVDGYSHIWKSVLDRFFQRYDGAAHIEINDFGATPGVVALRLAEAIEAIDLAAGNSGAHGGSGVQGGA, encoded by the coding sequence ATGGAACACCTGACGTTCGAGTATCCGGCGCAACGCGCCTTCACGGCCCGCGCGCATGTCGGCGTGGTCGGGTCCGGCGACCTCGAAGTGCTGCTGTCGCCCGCCGCCTCGATGACGGCGACTGTCGACGTGCGCACCAGCGTCGACGGCTACAGCCACATCTGGAAGAGCGTGCTCGACCGCTTTTTCCAGCGCTACGACGGCGCGGCCCATATCGAGATCAATGACTTCGGCGCAACGCCCGGGGTGGTTGCGTTGAGGCTCGCGGAAGCGATCGAGGCGATCGATCTGGCTGCGGGAAATAGTGGTGCTCATGGTGGTTCCGGTGTACAGGGAGGTGCGTGA
- a CDS encoding triphosphoribosyl-dephospho-CoA synthase, which yields MSDDACAGPELALSDAQLARLAVESLIEEAELTPKPALVDGRGSGAHRDLDLPTMRRSARALEACFEALARASRQRTPSATLRAELAQIGRGGEQAMMRATGGSNAHRGAIWIVGLMIAGAAISDVCGVAARAVSGAVDRALPSRAVSAVSAVSVSASARSTIAADAHASAPSLTNAAFADAARVCSLGAQIACFPDRVTAPADSNGERVRRRYQVGGARREAQDGFPHALDVGLPALVRAREQGIDENAARVDALLAIMASLDDTCLLHRAGLTGLQAGQRGARRVLAAGGSSTVGGRAAFAALDRALVALNASPGGAADLLAATLFLDKLSRQDFTGSTASWNT from the coding sequence GTGAGTGATGATGCTTGCGCCGGGCCGGAGCTTGCGCTGTCCGATGCGCAGCTGGCGCGGCTCGCCGTCGAATCGCTGATCGAAGAAGCGGAGCTGACGCCGAAGCCCGCGCTCGTCGACGGACGCGGCAGCGGCGCCCACCGCGATCTCGATCTGCCGACCATGCGCCGTTCGGCGCGCGCGCTCGAAGCGTGCTTCGAAGCGCTGGCGCGCGCATCGCGGCAGCGCACGCCTTCAGCGACACTGCGCGCCGAGCTGGCGCAGATCGGCCGCGGCGGCGAACAGGCGATGATGCGCGCGACCGGCGGCAGCAATGCGCATCGCGGCGCGATCTGGATTGTCGGATTGATGATTGCCGGAGCGGCGATCAGCGATGTCTGCGGAGTCGCCGCGCGTGCCGTTTCGGGCGCAGTGGACCGTGCCTTGCCGTCGCGCGCGGTTTCGGCGGTTTCCGCGGTTTCGGTCAGCGCCTCCGCCAGGTCGACGATCGCGGCGGATGCGCACGCATCTGCCCCGTCTCTGACAAATGCGGCGTTTGCTGACGCTGCTCGCGTCTGTTCGCTCGGCGCGCAGATCGCCTGCTTCCCCGATCGCGTTACCGCGCCCGCCGACAGCAATGGCGAGCGCGTGCGCCGTCGTTATCAGGTCGGTGGCGCGCGCCGCGAAGCGCAGGACGGCTTCCCGCATGCACTCGATGTCGGTCTGCCGGCGCTCGTCCGCGCGCGCGAACAGGGCATCGACGAAAACGCGGCGCGCGTCGATGCGCTGCTCGCGATCATGGCCTCGCTCGACGACACGTGTCTGCTGCACCGCGCGGGCCTGACCGGCCTGCAGGCGGGCCAGCGCGGCGCACGGCGTGTGCTGGCGGCGGGCGGCAGCTCAACCGTCGGCGGGCGCGCCGCGTTTGCGGCCCTCGATCGCGCGCTCGTCGCGCTGAATGCCTCTCCGGGTGGCGCGGCCGATCTGCTCGCCGCGACCCTCTTCCTCGACAAACTGTCTCGTCAAGACTTTACCGGGAGTACAGCCTCATGGAACACCTGA
- the mdcA gene encoding malonate decarboxylase subunit alpha, which yields MNQRLEPNRLSATTASANAAPARSWTTRRDEKARRLAQIAPWLEDGVLPAARIVDALQALIRSGDRVVLEGDNQKQADFLSRSFAKVDPAEVHDVHLLISSISRPEHLTLFEKGIAHKVDFAFAGAQSLRVAQLLEDGQLEIGAIHTYVELYSRMFVDLSPQVALLCAEKADRHGNLYTGANTEDTPTIAEAAAFRHGIVIVQVNEIVDQLPRVDIPASWVDVVVEADRPFAVEPLFTRDPRHIGDLQVLTAMMVIRGIYEPYNVTALNHGIGFDTAAIELLLPTYGESLGLRGKICRHWTLNPHPTLIPAIESGWVDSVHCFGSEVGMEAYIEARPDVFFTGSDGTLRSNRVLCQLAGQYAVDLFIGSTLQIDADANSSTVTRGRLAGFGGAPNMGHDPRGRRHASDAWLKLLKGDAPVARGQKLVVQTAETYKKGGEPTFVDELDAIAVGKKSGMPIAPVMIYGDDVSHVVTEEGIAHLHKAEGIDERRAAIAAVAGVTPIGLRAKPEKTAELRRRGIVAYPEDLGIRRGDAKRSLLAARSIDDLVTWSGGLYAPPARFRSW from the coding sequence ATGAACCAGCGACTCGAACCCAACCGTCTGAGCGCGACGACGGCTAGCGCAAACGCAGCGCCCGCCCGCTCGTGGACCACGCGGCGAGACGAGAAAGCCCGCCGTCTCGCGCAAATCGCCCCGTGGCTCGAAGACGGCGTGCTGCCCGCCGCGCGCATCGTCGATGCGTTGCAGGCGTTAATCCGCTCCGGCGATCGCGTCGTGCTCGAAGGCGACAACCAGAAGCAGGCCGACTTTCTGTCGCGCTCTTTTGCGAAAGTCGATCCGGCCGAAGTGCACGACGTGCATCTGCTGATCTCGAGCATCAGCCGGCCCGAGCATCTGACGCTGTTCGAAAAAGGCATCGCGCATAAGGTGGATTTCGCGTTCGCCGGCGCGCAAAGCCTGCGCGTCGCGCAACTGCTCGAAGACGGGCAGCTCGAGATCGGCGCGATCCATACCTATGTGGAGCTCTACTCGCGGATGTTCGTCGACCTGTCGCCGCAGGTCGCGCTGCTGTGCGCCGAAAAGGCGGACCGGCACGGCAATCTCTACACGGGCGCCAATACCGAAGACACGCCGACGATCGCCGAAGCGGCCGCATTCCGGCACGGCATCGTGATCGTTCAGGTAAACGAGATAGTCGACCAGCTGCCGCGCGTCGATATCCCGGCTTCGTGGGTCGACGTGGTCGTCGAAGCGGACCGGCCGTTTGCGGTCGAGCCGCTTTTCACGCGCGATCCGCGTCATATCGGCGACTTGCAGGTGCTGACCGCGATGATGGTGATTCGCGGCATCTACGAACCGTACAACGTGACGGCGCTCAATCACGGCATCGGTTTCGATACGGCCGCTATCGAACTGCTGCTGCCGACGTACGGCGAATCGCTCGGCTTGCGCGGCAAGATCTGCCGCCACTGGACGCTGAATCCGCATCCGACGCTGATTCCAGCGATCGAGTCAGGCTGGGTCGACAGCGTGCACTGCTTCGGCAGCGAAGTGGGCATGGAAGCCTATATCGAAGCGCGGCCCGATGTGTTCTTTACCGGCAGCGACGGCACGCTGCGTTCGAACCGCGTGTTGTGTCAGCTGGCCGGTCAGTACGCCGTCGACCTCTTTATCGGCTCGACGCTGCAGATCGACGCCGACGCGAATTCGTCGACCGTGACGCGCGGGCGTCTGGCCGGTTTCGGTGGCGCGCCGAACATGGGCCACGATCCGCGCGGCCGGCGGCACGCGAGCGACGCGTGGCTCAAGCTGCTCAAAGGCGATGCACCGGTTGCGCGCGGTCAGAAGCTCGTCGTGCAAACGGCCGAGACGTACAAGAAAGGCGGCGAGCCAACTTTCGTCGACGAGCTCGATGCGATTGCGGTCGGCAAGAAGAGCGGCATGCCGATCGCGCCCGTGATGATTTACGGCGACGACGTGAGCCACGTGGTCACCGAAGAAGGCATTGCGCACCTGCATAAGGCCGAGGGCATCGACGAACGGCGTGCGGCGATTGCCGCGGTGGCCGGCGTGACGCCGATCGGTTTGCGCGCGAAGCCCGAGAAAACCGCGGAGCTGCGCCGGCGCGGCATCGTCGCTTATCCGGAAGATCTCGGTATCCGGCGCGGCGATGCGAAACGCTCGCTGCTCGCGGCGCGCAGCATCGACGATCTCGTGACGTGGTCGGGTGGCCTGTATGCGCCGCCGGCACGCTTCAGAAGCTGGTGA
- a CDS encoding GntR family transcriptional regulator translates to MTTATNGFPLEDAPAAPFLPTASAPRSSASRMIADALRAAIVEGTLEPGAPLRQDAIARHFSVSAIPVREALRQLESEGWAKVEVHKGATVAPLSANEAREIYEIRSALESLALGLAIPRHTATSLREVTRLCKAAEREPDPSLYVARNEAFHMSLYAPAGRPQLCEMIANLHRRGERYLRLKFGFPEYKGESDHEHVELLDAVLRRDVAAAQALVAAHLIGTGELIYRFLTERVKTEESARTRKPRAKRARPSTSASVSTPADEPATRTQPSERDDG, encoded by the coding sequence ATGACGACCGCAACCAATGGTTTTCCCCTGGAGGACGCGCCCGCCGCGCCGTTCCTGCCCACTGCCAGCGCGCCTCGCTCGAGCGCGTCGCGGATGATCGCGGACGCGCTGCGCGCCGCCATCGTCGAGGGCACGCTCGAGCCGGGCGCACCGCTGCGGCAGGACGCGATCGCGCGGCACTTTTCGGTGAGCGCGATTCCGGTCCGCGAGGCGTTGCGGCAACTCGAGAGCGAGGGCTGGGCGAAGGTCGAGGTGCATAAGGGCGCGACGGTCGCGCCGCTGTCCGCCAACGAGGCGCGCGAGATCTATGAAATCCGCTCCGCGCTGGAGAGCCTGGCGCTCGGCCTAGCTATTCCGCGGCACACAGCCACCTCGCTGCGCGAAGTCACCAGATTGTGCAAAGCTGCGGAACGTGAACCCGATCCGTCGCTCTACGTTGCACGCAACGAAGCGTTTCATATGAGTCTTTATGCGCCGGCTGGACGGCCACAGCTGTGCGAGATGATCGCCAACCTGCACCGCCGCGGCGAACGCTATCTGCGGCTCAAGTTCGGTTTTCCCGAGTACAAGGGCGAATCGGACCATGAGCACGTCGAGTTGCTCGACGCCGTGCTGCGCCGCGATGTCGCGGCGGCGCAAGCGCTGGTTGCCGCTCACCTGATCGGCACCGGGGAATTGATCTACCGTTTTCTGACAGAACGCGTGAAGACCGAAGAATCGGCACGCACGCGCAAGCCACGCGCGAAACGCGCGCGCCCTTCAACCTCTGCATCCGTGAGTACCCCTGCCGATGAACCAGCGACTCGAACCCAACCGTCTGAGCGCGACGACGGCTAG
- a CDS encoding MFS transporter, whose amino-acid sequence MDSVTDSDRAVVARPRKTPLNRSQIAGFWGAWAGWTLDGMDSFIYALVLTPALTELLPRSGYAATPANVGLAGSILFALFLVGWGLSFIWGPIADRFGRTKVLAATIFTFAIFTGLSATAHNVWELAIYRFIAGVGIGGEWALAGTYVAEAWPEDRRKMGAGYLQTGYYAGFFLAAALNYTIGVHFGWRAMFLTGAVPVFIAILILTRVKESDKWQKAEAKAVRTKPMREIFSPTYRRRTWVACALLTIAIIGLWAGAVYEPSAVIQLATRAGMDKIAATKIASLATGLLSIGTIIGCLALPPMAERIGRKMTLAVYFAGMAVTIALSFGWAFYLPNGLVPFIAILVVLGFFGGNFALFSLWLPEQFETRVRATAFAFCTSIGRFVGAGVNFLLGAAVLNMHTLGVPVALTAIAFVVGLFIIPFAPETKGEVLPQ is encoded by the coding sequence ATGGATTCAGTAACCGATTCGGACCGCGCTGTCGTCGCGCGTCCGCGCAAGACGCCGCTCAACCGCTCGCAGATCGCGGGCTTCTGGGGCGCATGGGCCGGCTGGACGCTCGACGGCATGGACTCGTTCATCTACGCGCTGGTTCTGACGCCCGCGCTCACTGAACTGCTGCCGCGCTCGGGCTACGCCGCGACGCCCGCGAACGTCGGCCTTGCCGGCTCGATTCTCTTTGCGCTGTTCCTTGTCGGCTGGGGGCTGTCGTTCATCTGGGGGCCGATTGCGGACCGCTTCGGCCGCACCAAGGTGCTGGCCGCCACGATCTTCACGTTCGCGATCTTCACGGGTCTGTCGGCGACCGCGCATAACGTGTGGGAACTGGCCATCTACCGCTTTATCGCGGGTGTCGGCATCGGCGGCGAATGGGCGCTCGCGGGCACGTACGTGGCCGAGGCGTGGCCCGAGGATCGCCGCAAGATGGGCGCCGGCTATCTGCAAACCGGCTACTACGCGGGCTTTTTCCTTGCCGCCGCGCTCAACTATACGATCGGCGTGCATTTCGGCTGGCGCGCGATGTTCCTGACGGGCGCGGTGCCGGTCTTCATCGCGATCCTGATCCTCACGCGCGTGAAGGAATCGGACAAGTGGCAGAAGGCCGAGGCGAAAGCGGTGCGCACGAAGCCGATGCGCGAGATTTTCTCGCCCACGTACCGGCGCCGCACCTGGGTCGCATGCGCATTGCTGACGATCGCGATTATCGGCTTGTGGGCCGGCGCCGTGTATGAACCGTCGGCCGTGATCCAGCTCGCGACGCGTGCCGGCATGGACAAGATCGCCGCCACGAAGATCGCGTCGCTAGCCACGGGGCTGCTGTCGATCGGTACGATTATCGGCTGCCTCGCCTTGCCGCCGATGGCCGAACGCATCGGCCGCAAGATGACGCTCGCCGTGTACTTCGCGGGCATGGCCGTGACCATCGCGCTGAGCTTCGGCTGGGCGTTCTATCTGCCGAACGGGCTCGTGCCGTTTATCGCGATTCTGGTCGTGCTTGGTTTCTTCGGCGGCAACTTCGCGCTCTTCAGCCTGTGGTTGCCCGAGCAGTTTGAAACGCGCGTGCGGGCGACGGCGTTCGCGTTTTGCACGTCGATTGGCCGCTTCGTCGGCGCGGGCGTGAACTTCCTGCTCGGCGCGGCGGTACTCAACATGCATACGCTCGGTGTGCCGGTTGCGCTGACGGCGATTGCATTCGTCGTCGGCCTCTTCATCATTCCGTTCGCCCCGGAGACCAAGGGGGAAGTGCTGCCGCAATAA
- a CDS encoding methyltransferase family protein, translated as MIMRLFIQTIVWLIVMGAVLFVSAGTLAWPFAWLYLVEVGVLGLWLGVWLARHDPALLAERMSMFMQPAQSRWDKLFMLCAGIGWFGWLVLIGIDGGRLHLSDMPLWLKVCGAIGVCVCIVATRSVFRANSYAAPVVKIQAERGHKVSDSGPYAYVRHPMYTAASLYLAGTPLMLGSWWGVVCVPLMIVGLGYRAVLEERTLIDGLDGYADYAARVRYRLVPHVW; from the coding sequence ATGATCATGCGGCTTTTTATACAAACGATCGTCTGGCTGATCGTGATGGGCGCGGTGCTATTCGTGTCCGCGGGCACGCTTGCGTGGCCGTTCGCATGGCTCTATCTCGTGGAAGTCGGCGTGCTCGGTCTGTGGCTCGGCGTATGGCTTGCGCGACACGATCCGGCCTTGCTGGCCGAACGCATGAGCATGTTCATGCAGCCCGCGCAAAGCCGCTGGGACAAGCTTTTCATGCTGTGTGCGGGCATCGGATGGTTCGGCTGGCTGGTGCTGATCGGTATCGATGGCGGGCGCCTGCATCTGTCGGACATGCCGCTCTGGCTCAAAGTGTGCGGCGCGATTGGCGTTTGCGTCTGTATCGTCGCGACGCGTTCGGTGTTCCGCGCGAACAGCTATGCGGCGCCCGTGGTGAAGATTCAGGCTGAACGCGGGCACAAGGTCAGCGATAGCGGACCGTATGCCTATGTGCGCCATCCGATGTACACCGCGGCGAGTCTCTATCTTGCCGGCACGCCGCTGATGCTGGGCTCGTGGTGGGGCGTCGTATGCGTGCCGTTGATGATCGTTGGACTCGGCTACCGTGCGGTGCTCGAGGAACGCACGCTGATCGACGGTCTCGATGGGTACGCCGACTATGCGGCGCGGGTTCGCTACCGGCTTGTGCCACACGTCTGGTAA
- the hutC gene encoding histidine utilization repressor, with translation MNTNSQAEAVCARAAHANPLLAKTMPAYEQIKRYVLARIAEGAWKPGAPIPSETELVKQFGVARMTVSRALRELTQERVLTRTRGAGTYVAPPRYESTVHAVRNIADEIAARGHRHSAHVLMLEASAAQSALDALGLAEGPVFHSRIVHCEEGEPIQYEDRFVNPSVFPEYLEQDFTVETPNQYMVRVAPIQRAEFEIHAQKPEAQVRRHLQMEMGEPCLMLWRRTWVGAAIATSVQLWHPASRFHLAGAF, from the coding sequence ATGAACACGAACAGTCAGGCCGAAGCTGTTTGCGCGCGCGCGGCGCACGCAAACCCGCTGCTCGCGAAAACGATGCCGGCATACGAGCAGATCAAGCGTTACGTGCTCGCGCGCATTGCCGAGGGCGCATGGAAACCCGGTGCGCCGATTCCGTCGGAAACGGAGCTCGTCAAGCAATTTGGCGTCGCGCGTATGACGGTCTCACGCGCGCTGCGCGAACTGACGCAAGAACGCGTACTCACCCGCACGCGAGGCGCGGGCACCTATGTGGCGCCGCCACGCTACGAATCGACCGTGCATGCGGTCCGCAATATCGCCGATGAAATCGCGGCGCGCGGCCATCGTCATTCCGCCCATGTGCTGATGCTCGAGGCAAGCGCCGCGCAAAGCGCGCTCGATGCGCTCGGACTTGCCGAGGGACCGGTGTTCCATTCGCGCATCGTGCATTGCGAAGAGGGCGAGCCGATCCAGTATGAAGACCGCTTCGTGAACCCGAGCGTTTTTCCCGAGTATCTCGAGCAGGACTTTACGGTCGAAACGCCAAACCAGTATATGGTGCGCGTCGCGCCGATCCAGCGCGCCGAGTTCGAGATTCACGCGCAAAAGCCCGAGGCACAGGTGCGCCGTCATCTGCAGATGGAGATGGGCGAGCCGTGCCTGATGCTGTGGCGCCGCACGTGGGTCGGCGCGGCGATCGCGACGTCGGTGCAACTGTGGCATCCGGCGTCGCGTTTCCATCTTGCGGGGGCGTTTTAA